One part of the Candidatus Sulfotelmatobacter sp. genome encodes these proteins:
- the mutM gene encoding bifunctional DNA-formamidopyrimidine glycosylase/DNA-(apurinic or apyrimidinic site) lyase gives MPELPEVETVRRMLEGNVVGRTVRAIRLSGQRLRSPISPVAVRRLRHRRIDSIGRHGKYLFLHFDGGHTLLSHLGMSGRWLFSPSPPDAPLPHVHARFEFEDGSSLRYQDPRRFGLLRVVSSDRLGHEPELRSLGPDPIANGFAAEDLAARARGRRVAVKSFLLDQRQLAGIGNIYASEILHRARVHPSRAAGRIVAREWNAIARSTRKVLLEAIARSGTTFSMYRTLWNEPGQYGEQLRVYDRGGQPCRDCGTAIRRVVLGQRSTFFCPSCQPRVTTKRKK, from the coding sequence ATGCCCGAGCTCCCCGAGGTCGAAACCGTGCGCCGCATGCTGGAAGGCAACGTCGTGGGTCGCACCGTGAGAGCGATCCGGCTGTCGGGCCAACGGCTGCGAAGCCCGATCTCGCCGGTGGCGGTGCGACGGTTACGGCACCGACGGATTGACTCGATCGGCCGCCACGGGAAGTACCTGTTCCTCCATTTCGACGGCGGCCACACGCTCCTCTCGCACCTCGGAATGAGCGGGCGCTGGCTGTTCTCGCCGAGTCCGCCCGATGCGCCTCTGCCCCATGTCCACGCGCGCTTCGAGTTCGAAGACGGAAGCTCGCTCCGCTACCAGGATCCTCGCCGCTTCGGCCTGCTGCGCGTCGTGTCGAGCGACCGACTGGGCCACGAACCGGAGCTGAGATCTCTCGGTCCCGATCCGATCGCCAACGGGTTTGCCGCCGAGGATCTCGCCGCGCGTGCGCGCGGCCGGCGGGTCGCGGTCAAGTCGTTCCTGCTCGATCAGCGTCAGCTCGCCGGCATCGGCAACATCTACGCCAGCGAGATCCTCCATCGCGCGCGCGTTCACCCGAGCCGGGCGGCCGGCCGGATCGTCGCGCGCGAATGGAACGCGATCGCCCGCTCCACGAGAAAGGTGCTCCTCGAGGCGATCGCGCGCTCCGGCACCACGTTCAGCATGTACCGGACGCTCTGGAACGAGCCGGGGCAGTACGGCGAGCAGCTCCGCGTCTACGACCGGGGCGGCCAGCCCTGTCGCGATTGCGGCACCGCGATCCGCCGGGTGGTCCTGGGGCAACGGTCCACCTTCTTCTGCCCTAGCTGCCAGCCGCGAGTAACAACAAAGCGGAAAAAATAG
- the murQ gene encoding N-acetylmuramic acid 6-phosphate etherase — translation MDDHARFHEFARLATEQRNPRTLDLDTLDTQALVERISSEDRTVPEAVARELPYVARAVELVVASFREGGRLIYVGAGTSGRLGVLDASECPPTFGSPPEMVQGVIAGGPGALVRAVEGAEDREAEGEAAIRERQVGPKDTVIGLAASRRTPFVVAALRVARELGARTAYVTCTPREEFRLDVDVAICPVVGPEVLMGSTRMKAGTAQKLVLNMITTAAFVRVGKAYENMMVDLMATSQKLVERSRRTVMTVTGASYDEAGRAIAAAGGSVKTAIVMLGRGVDRAAAEARLARAAGFVRRALEEQP, via the coding sequence ATGGACGATCACGCGCGCTTCCATGAATTCGCCCGCCTTGCCACCGAGCAGCGCAATCCGCGCACGCTCGATCTCGACACGCTCGATACCCAGGCGCTCGTGGAGCGCATTTCGAGCGAGGATCGCACGGTTCCCGAGGCGGTGGCGCGCGAGCTGCCCTACGTCGCGCGCGCGGTCGAGCTGGTGGTGGCCTCCTTTCGCGAAGGCGGGCGGCTGATCTACGTGGGCGCCGGCACCAGCGGGCGGCTCGGCGTGCTCGATGCCTCGGAGTGCCCGCCCACGTTCGGCTCTCCGCCCGAGATGGTGCAGGGCGTTATCGCCGGCGGCCCCGGTGCGCTGGTGCGCGCCGTGGAGGGCGCGGAGGATCGAGAGGCCGAGGGCGAGGCCGCGATTCGCGAGCGGCAAGTCGGGCCGAAGGACACCGTGATCGGCCTGGCCGCGAGTCGCCGCACCCCGTTCGTGGTCGCGGCGCTGCGCGTCGCGCGCGAGCTCGGAGCGAGAACCGCCTACGTCACCTGCACGCCGCGCGAGGAGTTCCGTCTCGACGTGGACGTCGCGATCTGTCCGGTGGTGGGCCCCGAAGTGTTGATGGGCTCGACGCGCATGAAGGCCGGCACCGCGCAGAAACTGGTGCTCAACATGATCACCACCGCGGCGTTCGTTCGGGTCGGCAAGGCCTACGAGAACATGATGGTGGATCTGATGGCGACCAGCCAAAAGCTGGTCGAGCGCTCGCGCCGCACGGTGATGACCGTGACCGGCGCGAGCTACGACGAAGCCGGTCGCGCCATCGCCGCCGCGGGCGGCAGCGTCAAGACGGCGATCGTCATGCTCGGGCGCGGCGTGGATCGCGCCGCGGCTGAAGCGCGCCTCGCGCGTGCGGCCGGATTCGTGCGGCGCGCGCTCGAGGAGCAGCCGTGA